In Colletotrichum lupini chromosome 6, complete sequence, a single window of DNA contains:
- a CDS encoding class II aldolase/adducin domain-containing protein, translated as MSSLGDQKKTPLDAIVQGSTMQAMPTFSDVSDKRAFMLDHMAHAFHVFARRGYSEGMAGHISVRDPEFPDRFWLNPLGVHFALLTPGDMALVNEQGEVIGGNKSRPVNAAGFLIHSAIHRARPDVVAACHCHTRFGKAWSAFGRPFEMLNGDAAMFYGDAQAVLTSYGGLVFEESLSDPVASALGLNGRGLIMQNHGLLTVGQSVDEAAYLFTLMERCCEIQLLVEAAAKDGLEKKCIDDATAKHTFETSSDSDSLYCEFQPEIQNETLLRSLKSGSESHGK; from the exons ATGTCTTCCTTAGGCGACCAAAAGAAAACACCGCTCGATGCTATCGTCCAGGGCAGCACCATGCAAGCAATGCCTACGTTCTCCGACGTTTCCGACAAGCGCGCCTTCATGCTGGATCACATGGCACATGCCTTCCACGTATTTGCGCGCAGAGGCTACAGCGAGGGAATGGCCGGGCATATTTCCGTTCGGGATCCAGAGTTCCCCGACAGATTTTGGCTCAATCC CCTCGGCGTTCACTTTGCGTTGCTAACCCCTGGCGACATGGCGTTGGTGAACGAACAGGGAGAAGTCATTGGAGGAAACAAATCGCGTCCAGTGAACGCGGCAGGGTTCCTCATTCACTCTGCGATCCACAGAGCCCGTCCTGATGTTGTTGCCGCGTGCCACTGTCACACTAGGTTCGGAAAAGCTTGGTCGGCATTTGGACGCCCCTTTGAGATGTTAAATGGAGACGCCGCTATGTTTTATGGAGATGCTCAAGCTGTGCTAACCAGCTATGGTGGCCTGGTCTTTGAAGAAAGCTTGAGTGATCCTGTGGCATCGGCATTGGGTCTAAATGGGAGAGGGTTGATCATGCAGAACCACGGCTTGCTCACCGTCGGCCAGAGTGTTGACGAGGCCGCTTATCTCTTCACACTGATGGAACGTTGTTGTGAGATACAGCTACTAGTCGAAGCGGCTGCAAAGGACGGCCTCGAGAAGAAATGCATCGATGATGCAACAGCCAAGCACACTTTCGAGACAAGTAGCGATTCG GATTCGCTGTACTGCGAGTTTCAGCCGGAGATCCAGAACGAGACATTATTGCGAAGCCTCAAATCTGGATCAGAGAGTCACGGAAAGTAA